A DNA window from Daucus carota subsp. sativus chromosome 3, DH1 v3.0, whole genome shotgun sequence contains the following coding sequences:
- the LOC135151507 gene encoding uncharacterized protein LOC135151507, whose translation MTLKSGKVLGNNATDAKHDDSVEPSGNEEISDDKESDNDKVSPPRASPEKSHIHPQPPFPQRFQKQKQDVQFKKFLNVLKQLHINIPLVEALEQMPNYVKFMKDILTKKRRLGEFETVALTKECSSFLQHKLPTKMKDPGSFTIPCTIGDSYCGMALCDLGASINLMPMSVFRKLGIGEVRPTTVTLQLADRSLAHPEGKIEDVLVKVDKFIFPADFIVLDYEADREVPIILGRPFLATGRTLIDMCKTES comes from the coding sequence ATGACACTGAAAAGCGGAAAAGTTTTGGGGAACAATGCTACTGATGCCAAACATGATGATTCTGTTGAACCTAGTGGCAATGAGGAAATTTCTGATGATAAAGAAAGCGATAATGACAAGGTATCTCCACCAAGGGCTTCTCCTGAAAAATCACACATTCATCCACAACCTCCATTTCCTCAAcggtttcaaaagcaaaaacaGGATGTTCAGTTCAAGAAATTTCTTAATGTTTTGAAGCAGCTTCACATCAATATTCCACTTGTAGAGGCTCTTGAGCAGATGCCTAATTACGTGAAATTCATGAAGGACATTCTTACAAAGAAGAGAAGGTTGGGGGAGTTTGAAACTGTAGCTCTAACTAAGGAGTGTAGCTCATTTTTGCAACATAAATTGCCTACAAAGATGAAGGATCCGGGGAGTTTCACTATTCCTTGTACTATTGGTGACTCTTATTGTGGGATGGCATTATGTGATTTGGGGGCTAGCATAAACTTGATGCCTATGTCGGTGTTCAGAAAATTGGGGATTGGAGAAGTTCGGCCTACTACTGTCACTCTTCAACTAGCTGACAGATCTCTTGCTCATCCAGAGGGAAAGATTGAAGATGTTCTGGTCAAGGTAGACAAGTTCATATTTCCTGCTGATTTCATCGTGTTGGACTATGAAGCTGATCGAGAAGTTCCCATAATCTTGGGAAGACCATTTCTTGCTACAGGAAGAACTCTCATCGATATGTGCAAAACGGAGAGCTAA